The following are encoded together in the Macadamia integrifolia cultivar HAES 741 chromosome 10, SCU_Mint_v3, whole genome shotgun sequence genome:
- the LOC122092153 gene encoding glutamyl-tRNA(Gln) amidotransferase subunit B, chloroplastic/mitochondrial, whose protein sequence is MASICFRGIRAHPFFLYPSAHFARKNGAFFCTTESVQAPTTTHENQQSETTFSHRTQTKTVEKTSKDYETIIGIETHVQISTLTKAFCRCPYFYGSQPNTHVCPICMGLPGALPVLNSKVIEFAVIVGLALNCNLSMNSKFDRKQYFYPDLPKGYQISQFDVPIATGGFIELDLPTEYGGGHRRFGITRVHMEEDAGKLLHSGTESYSQVDLNRAGVPLLEIVSEPDMRSGLEAAEYAAEIQRLVRYLGVSNGNMQEGSLRCDVNVSVRPIGQSEFGTKVEIKNVNSFSAINRAIDFEISRQVDLHSQGQGDQIVQETRLWEEGTQRTVSMRKKEGLSDYRYFPEPDLPEVILSEEYVNTISSSLPELPEMKRRRYENMGLSMQDVLFLANDKNVADFFDAAVGKGSDVKLAANWIMGDIAAYLNNERLSINEIKLTPQELAELISSIKGGTISGKIGKEILFELISKGGTVKAMIEEKDLVQIVDPAEIEKMVDKVIAENPKQLQQYRGGKTKLQGYFAGQVMKESKGKANPQLLNKILSEKLNSKS, encoded by the exons ATGGCTTCGATATGTTTTAGGGGGATCCGAGCacaccctttctttctttatccGTCTGCACATTTTGCTAGAAAAAATGGTGCCTTTTTTTGCACCACTGAAAGTGTGCAAGCCCCAACAACTACACATGAAAACCAGCAATCTGAGACAACATTTTCTCATCGTACCCAAACCAAAACAGTTGAGAAAACCTCAAAGGATTACGAAACAATCATTGGTATAGAGACCCATGTACAGATCTCCACTCTTACTAAGGCCTTCTGTAGGTGTCCTTATTTTTATGGGTCTCAACCAAACACCCATGTTTGCCCTATTTGCATGGGCCTGCCTGGCGCTTTGCCAGTTTTGAACTCAAAAGTCATTGAGTTTGCTGTGATAGTGGGTCTCGCGCTCAATTGTAACCTTTCTATGAACTCAAAATTTGATAGGAAACAGTACTTCTACCCTGATCTTCCAAAGGGCTACCAAATATCTCAGTTTGATGTCCCAATTGCTACGGGTGGTTTCATTGAGCTGGATCTTCCCACCGAGTATGGTGGAGGGCATAGGAGGTTTGGGATTACTAGGGTTCATATGGAAGAAGATGCAGGGAAATTACTTCACTCGGGAACTGAAAGCTACTCCCAG GTTGACCTGAATAGAGCAGGGGTGCCTTTGCTTGAGATTGTGTCTGAGCCTGATATGAGAAGCGGTCTTGAGGCTGCAGAGTATGCAGCAGAGATACAGAGGTTGGTTCGGTATTTGGGTGTAAGCAATGGCAATATGCAGGAAGGTTCACTGCGCTGTGATGTAAATGTCTCTGTCCGGCCAATTGGGCAGTCAGAGTTTGGGACTAAG GTTGAGATAAAGAACGTTAACTCATTTTCGGCAATAAATCGGGCAATTGATTTTGAGATTTCCAGGCAGGTAGATCTCCATAGTCAAGGGCAGGGTGATCAGATTGTACAGGAAACTCGACTTTGGGAAGAGGGGACTCAG AGAACAGTTTCAATGAGGAAAAAGGAAGGGCTTTCTGATTATCGATATTTTCCCGAACCAGATCTTCCAGAAGTTATTCTCAGTGAAGAATATGTCAAcactatttcttcttctttacctgAACTTCCAGAAATGAAGCGCAGACGATATGAAAATATGGGCCTCAGCATGCAGGATGTACTTTTTCTTGCTAATGATAAAAAT GTGGCAGATTTTTTTGATGCagctgttgggaagggttctgATGTGAAGCTGGCTGCCAATTGGATAATGGGTGATATTGCTGCCTATCTGAACAATGAAAGATTGTCTATAAACGAGATAAAACTTACACCCCAGGAGCTGGCTGAACTAATATCTTCCATTAAAGGCGGGACTATAAGTGGAAAGATTGGGAAAGAG ATACTTTTTGAGTTAATATCCAAAGGAGGCACTGTCAAGGCAATGATAGAAGAAAAAGATCTAGTTCAG ATAGTGGATCCTGCTGAGATTGAGAAAATGGTGGATAAAGTGATTGCAGAAAATCCAAAGCAGCTTCAGCAATATCGTGGAGGCAAAACTAAGTTGCAAGGATATTTTGCTGGTCAG GTGATGAAGGAATCAAAAGGTAAAGCCAATCCCCAGCTTCTGAACAAGATCCTTTCAGAGAAATTAAATAGCAAAAGCTGA
- the LOC122091698 gene encoding uncharacterized protein LOC122091698 → MEVSTGAPKKVMVVADPTRESAGALQWALSHAVLEHDELFLLHVDQPLSWRSTLSTFLRRPSSPVFAATNSSIEGHGGDGDHLDFLDLMKSACEAAQPKVRVHIERVEMDGKDKASAILLKSRMLSIEVLVIGQRRSLSNALLGLKMNGGSAKGTRGVDTAEYLIENSKCTCVGVQKKGQNAGYLLNTKKQRNFWLLA, encoded by the exons ATGGAGGTATCAACCGGTGCACCTAAGAAGGTGATGGTCGTTGCCGACCCTACACGTGAATCGGCGGGTGCACTACAATGGGCTCTTTCTCATGCAGTGCTTGAGCACGATGAGCTCTTTCTATTACATGTAGATCAACCCCTTTCATGGCGCAGCACATTATCTACCTTTCTTAGAAGACCCTCTTCCCCGGTTTTCGCGGCCACAAACTCTTCCATAGAAGGCCATGGTGGTGATGGAGATCATTTAGATTTTCTTGATCTAATGAAGAGTGCTTGTGAGGCTGCTCAGCCTAAGGTGAGGGTGCATATAGAGAGGGTGGAAATGGATGGAAAGGATAAGGCCTCAGCTATTCTATTGAAGAGTAGGATGCTTTCAATTGAAGTCCTTGTTATAGGCCAGCGTCGTAGTCTCTCCAATGCTTTATTAGG ACTTAAGATGAATGGAGGGTCTGCAAAAGGGACAAGAGGGGTAGATACAGCAGAGTATTTGATTGAGAACAGTAAGTGCACATGTGTTGGTGTTCAGAAGAAGGGCCAAAATGCAGGCTATCTTCTCAacaccaaaaaacaaagaaatttctGGCTTCTTGCATAG
- the LOC122091697 gene encoding uncharacterized protein LOC122091697 isoform X2, translating into MDEVAEAVEKVKKEWDETIAHAHEHVKAIEEYGKPGRGTDEGNSLQRLNGLAQDALALLRSMQFRLDLLAQQLPTEEEAQSAQSMLKSWKDQYQSLHLGLRNANLQAKANIRKAAQAERELLLGGGEESTIRRRNLQTKTGMTSAAESITESLRRTRQLMVQEVERSASTVMTFDESTGVLKKAESEYKGHRSLLMRTRNLLSTMKRQDVIDRVIVVVGFLLFSCAVLYVVSKRIGILKLQRKVTAAIKAGMAGQRGMKPQPPEDAFNSMHLHENVVPDVEVPLQNIRDEL; encoded by the exons ATGGACGAGGTTGCGGAGGCCGTTGAGAAGGTGAAGAAAGAATGGGATGAGACAATTGCACATGCCCACGAACATGTAAAAGCAATTGAGGAGTATGGAAAACCAGGAAGAGGAACTGATGAAGGGAATTCTCTCCAGAGGTTGAATGGTCTTGCACAGGATGCATTGGCCTTACTTCGTTCAATGCAGTTTAGGCTTGATCTTCTTGCTCAGCAACTTCCCACAGAAGAAGAAGCACAATCTGCTCAATCAATGCTGAAATCTTGGAAGGATCAATACCAAAG tCTGCATTTAGGCCTTAGGAATGCCAATTTGCAAGCAAAGGCCAACATTAGGAAAGCTGCTCAAGCCGAG AGGGAACTTCTTCTAGGTGGTGGAGAAGAGTCTACAATTCGCAGACGCAATTTACA GACAAAGACTGGGATGACATCTGCTGCAGAAAGCATCACAGAGAGCCTTCGCCGCACTCGTCAACTGATGGTTCAG GAGGTGGAAAGAAGTGCAAGTACAGTGATGACATTTG ATGAATCAACAGGAGTACTAAAGAAGGCAGAAAGTGAATACAAGGGACATCGCTCCCTGCTTATGCGAACCAGAAACCTACTCTCCACGATGAAGCGCCAGGATGTCATTGACAG GGTGATAGTTGTTGTTGggtttctcctcttctcttgtGCTGTCCTATATGTTGTCTCAAAACGTATTGGAATACTCAAGTTGCAGAGAAAGGTTACTGCTGCAATCAAGGCAGGGATGGCTGGACAAAGAGGGATGAAACCTCAACCTCCAGAAGATGCCTTTAATTCCATGCATCTTCATGAAAATGTAGTTCCTGATGTGGAGGTTCCATTACAAAATATTCGTGATGAACTCTAa